In Nasonia vitripennis strain AsymCx chromosome 2, Nvit_psr_1.1, whole genome shotgun sequence, a genomic segment contains:
- the LOC103316875 gene encoding endocuticle structural protein SgAbd-6-like, which translates to MTGAAELFTQSSSSLQLYNFSVQEDKISTMKTTLVLAALVAVAVAAPPASHDQHHVVILKQQLHNNIGTGEGYEFSFEQDDGQKRQEYAEPIQVIAKDGSSQTAYRVRGSYSYQHPDTKQEYTVTYVADENGFVADYPKNLH; encoded by the exons ATGACCGGAGCAGCGGAGCTCTTCACTCAGTCCTCATCTTCTCTTCAACTCTATAACTTCTCAGTTCAAGAAGACAAAATTTCCACCATGAAGACC ACGCTAGTTCTTGCCGCGCTCGTAGCAGTCGCCGTTGCCGCTCCTCCAGCTTCCCACGACCAGCACCACGTAGTTATTCTTAAACAGCAGCTGCACAACAACATCGGCACTGGAGAAGGTTACGAATTTTCCTTCGAACAGGACGATGGCCAAAAACGCCAGGAATATGCCGAACCGATTCAAGTCATCGCCAAGGACGGATCATCTCAGACTGCCTACCGGGTGAGGGGATCTTACTCCTACCAGCACCCCGACACTAAGCAAGAATACACAGTCACATACGTCGCCGACGAGAACGGATTTGTTGCCGATTATCCAAAAAACCTGCACTAA